One segment of Cetobacterium sp. NK01 DNA contains the following:
- a CDS encoding MerR family transcriptional regulator: protein MKEYISIRDIVKSMDLTTRTLRYYEEIGLIKSTQEGRGNRLYSKEEINKLIYLNELKNRGFSLKEIEGLLGNKCCNQKNIFLKSRVEENEKTINYLKWQNEKILEEMDIIEKLDMENVYIAIEEMPLRRYFSVKEMNKIYEDPDVESVWNLENYDIMDEKTYCGDFKKLLLKESDEYTLELYSHKSGDYILQDGKYVVAYSRDGLNKQIEVFQKMEKYLKEKELNYENEIYVENKFRIFCKRERKVVLITKAFIKIS, encoded by the coding sequence ATGAAGGAATATATCTCAATAAGAGATATTGTAAAAAGTATGGATTTAACAACAAGAACTTTGAGATATTATGAAGAGATTGGATTAATAAAATCGACTCAAGAAGGAAGAGGAAATAGACTTTATTCTAAAGAGGAAATAAATAAACTTATATATTTAAATGAGCTTAAAAATAGAGGGTTTAGTTTAAAAGAGATAGAGGGTCTTTTGGGAAATAAATGTTGCAATCAAAAAAATATATTTTTAAAATCTAGAGTTGAAGAAAATGAAAAGACAATAAATTATTTAAAATGGCAAAATGAAAAAATTTTAGAAGAGATGGATATAATAGAAAAATTAGATATGGAAAATGTTTATATAGCCATTGAAGAGATGCCTTTAAGAAGATACTTTTCAGTTAAAGAGATGAATAAAATTTATGAGGACCCAGATGTTGAAAGTGTTTGGAATTTAGAAAATTATGACATAATGGATGAAAAAACTTATTGTGGAGATTTTAAGAAATTATTATTAAAAGAGAGTGATGAATACACTTTAGAACTTTACTCTCATAAAAGTGGTGATTATATATTGCAGGATGGCAAATATGTGGTTGCTTATTCTAGAGATGGCTTAAATAAACAAATTGAAGTTTTTCAAAAAATGGAAAAATATTTAAAAGAGAAAGAGTTAAACTACGAAAATGAAATTTACGTAGAAAATAAATTTAGAATATTTTGTAAAAGAGAGCGGAAAGTTGTTTTAATAACAAAAGCTTTTATAAAGATTTCATAA
- a CDS encoding DNA-3-methyladenine glycosylase I yields MILCDKNLVGDYMIRCPWCESSDLYRKYHDEEWGKPVYDDRIHFEFLVLESAQSGLSWITILKKRENYRVEYDNFNPNIVALYDENKILKMLENPGIVRYRKKIESSISNAKEFLKVQKEFGSFNEYIWSFTEKKIIKNNWSSLSEVPAKTDLSDMIAKDLKKRGFKFLGSTTVYSYLQAVGIVNDHLLECQFRD; encoded by the coding sequence ATGATATTATGTGATAAAAACTTGGTGGGTGATTATATGATAAGATGTCCTTGGTGTGAAAGTAGCGATTTATACAGAAAATATCATGATGAAGAGTGGGGAAAGCCTGTTTATGATGATAGAATTCATTTTGAATTTTTAGTTTTAGAATCAGCTCAATCAGGGTTAAGTTGGATAACAATATTAAAAAAAAGAGAAAATTATAGGGTGGAGTATGATAACTTTAATCCAAATATAGTGGCCTTATATGATGAAAATAAAATATTAAAAATGTTGGAAAATCCTGGAATAGTAAGGTATAGAAAAAAGATAGAGTCATCTATAAGTAATGCAAAAGAGTTTTTAAAAGTTCAAAAAGAATTTGGATCTTTTAATGAATATATATGGTCTTTTACAGAAAAAAAAATAATAAAAAATAATTGGTCAAGCTTAAGTGAAGTTCCAGCAAAAACAGATCTATCAGATATGATAGCGAAAGATCTGAAAAAAAGAGGATTTAAGTTCTTAGGGAGTACAACTGTTTACTCATATCTTCAAGCTGTGGGAATAGTAAACGATCATTTATTAGAATGTCAATTTAGAGATTAA
- a CDS encoding NfeD family protein, whose protein sequence is MLLWFIIGIIFLIVEILTFGLISIWFALGAFLTMIFYEASLENQFYIFVGASLLFLFLIRKLALKHFKGNSKELNRIKGKVVKIEKIEIRGSNNFYTVYLDGKIWEGISKSNFSVGDEAIVEKIMGNKLVLAKKY, encoded by the coding sequence ATGTTACTTTGGTTTATTATAGGGATCATTTTTTTAATTGTTGAAATCTTAACATTTGGACTTATATCTATTTGGTTCGCACTAGGGGCTTTTTTAACAATGATTTTTTATGAAGCTTCTTTAGAAAATCAGTTTTATATTTTCGTCGGTGCCTCTTTACTTTTTTTATTTTTAATCCGAAAGCTTGCTTTAAAACATTTTAAAGGAAATAGCAAGGAATTAAATCGTATTAAAGGAAAAGTTGTAAAAATCGAAAAAATTGAAATTCGTGGAAGCAATAATTTCTATACTGTATATTTAGATGGGAAAATCTGGGAAGGTATATCTAAATCTAACTTCAGCGTTGGAGATGAAGCTATTGTCGAAAAAATTATGGGAAACAAATTAGTTTTAGCTAAAAAATATTAG
- a CDS encoding SPFH domain-containing protein translates to MLFLFILILIAVFLIGTHIRIVAQSQAFVVERLGAYLATWDVGLNVLIPFVDRIAKRVSLKEQVIDFPPQPVITKDNVTMQIDSVVYFQITDPKLYTYGVENPLNAIENLTATTLRNLIGELELDATLTSRDTINTKMRVILDEATDPWGIKINRVELKNIIPPAEIQDAMEKQMKAERERRESILRAEGQKKSAILVAEGEKEATILRAEAKKEAAIKEAEGEAEAILSIQKANAEAIKLIKEAAPDKSVLMIKGMEAFEKVANGQATKIIIPSELQNIVTLSELFKESQK, encoded by the coding sequence ATGTTATTTTTATTTATTTTAATACTTATTGCTGTATTTTTAATTGGAACACATATTAGAATCGTTGCTCAATCACAAGCTTTCGTTGTAGAAAGATTAGGAGCATATTTAGCTACTTGGGATGTTGGTTTAAATGTTTTAATTCCATTCGTCGATAGAATTGCTAAAAGAGTATCTTTAAAAGAACAAGTTATTGATTTTCCACCACAACCTGTTATTACAAAGGATAATGTTACTATGCAAATAGACTCTGTTGTCTATTTCCAAATTACCGACCCTAAATTATATACTTATGGTGTTGAAAATCCTTTAAATGCCATTGAAAATTTAACAGCAACAACTTTAAGAAATTTAATTGGAGAGTTAGAACTTGATGCTACTCTAACATCAAGAGATACAATCAATACTAAAATGAGAGTTATTTTAGATGAAGCTACCGATCCTTGGGGAATAAAGATAAATAGAGTAGAACTTAAAAATATCATTCCTCCTGCTGAAATTCAAGATGCTATGGAAAAACAGATGAAGGCAGAAAGAGAGAGAAGAGAGTCAATTCTTAGGGCTGAGGGACAAAAAAAATCTGCTATATTAGTTGCTGAAGGAGAAAAGGAGGCTACTATCCTAAGAGCTGAAGCTAAAAAAGAAGCTGCAATTAAAGAAGCTGAAGGAGAGGCTGAAGCTATTCTTAGTATCCAAAAAGCTAATGCTGAAGCTATTAAACTTATTAAAGAAGCTGCTCCTGATAAAAGTGTTCTTATGATAAAAGGAATGGAAGCTTTTGAAAAAGTTGCAAATGGTCAAGCTACAAAAATCATTATTCCTAGTGAATTACAAAATATAGTTACTTTAAGTGAACTTTTCAAAGAGTCACAAAAATAA
- a CDS encoding pirin family protein has product MLIKKLKSHMGESKFDWLYSLHHFSFGEYYDSHNLGVGPLRVINDDIIAPHTGFETHSHKDMEILTYILEGAITHKDNIHNEEKKVEKGSVQYMSAGKGVSHSEFNKENIETRLVQIWIIPDKNGYEPKYGQVDFKWEDRVNKLLLIASGEKEAPIKINQSVNIYALYLEKNRKIKFSPNKGYGYYIAFFQGKTKISDLIADKYEAIMGDENIEINSLEDTHMLIFEIKKK; this is encoded by the coding sequence ATGTTAATAAAAAAATTAAAAAGTCATATGGGAGAAAGCAAATTTGACTGGTTGTATTCTCTGCATCATTTCTCTTTTGGTGAGTACTACGATTCTCATAATTTAGGAGTTGGACCTCTTAGAGTTATAAATGACGATATTATAGCTCCTCACACAGGATTTGAAACTCATTCACATAAAGATATGGAGATATTAACATATATATTAGAAGGAGCGATAACTCATAAAGACAACATCCATAATGAAGAAAAAAAAGTTGAAAAAGGATCAGTTCAGTATATGAGTGCAGGAAAAGGGGTGTCCCATTCAGAGTTTAATAAGGAGAATATAGAAACCAGATTAGTGCAAATTTGGATAATTCCTGATAAAAATGGTTATGAACCAAAGTATGGACAAGTTGATTTTAAATGGGAAGATAGAGTTAATAAACTTTTATTAATAGCCTCTGGTGAGAAAGAAGCTCCTATAAAGATAAATCAGAGTGTAAATATATATGCTTTATATTTAGAAAAAAATAGAAAAATAAAATTTTCTCCAAATAAAGGATATGGTTATTATATAGCATTTTTTCAGGGAAAGACAAAAATATCAGATTTAATTGCGGATAAATATGAAGCAATAATGGGAGATGAAAATATCGAAATTAACTCTTTAGAAGATACTCACATGTTAATTTTTGAAATAAAGAAAAAATAA
- a CDS encoding murein L,D-transpeptidase catalytic domain family protein: MIKSTIFILFTLASSAMASMGSYSINEKLNLNPSLSIENIKVKNRSVTNDKFSFSPNSSIEKLYQELNLRNKMEFTTFSNAISGMKKLKDVKEDIITIIDFTKSSIKERFFVIDLKNKKTLFSTYVMHGKNSGESIPREFSNVVNSFKSSPGFYRTENTYNGEYGYSLRIDGLEKGINDKAKERAIVVHGSQYAKPKPGAKKLDRSLGCPAIPKDISDKVINKIKDGRLLYIHTDSSSYIKKSSII; this comes from the coding sequence ATGATCAAGAGTACAATATTTATTTTGTTTACTTTAGCTAGTTCTGCTATGGCTTCAATGGGAAGTTATTCGATTAATGAAAAATTAAATTTGAATCCATCTCTTTCAATCGAGAATATAAAGGTAAAAAATAGGAGTGTTACTAATGATAAATTTTCTTTTTCACCAAATAGTTCAATAGAAAAATTGTATCAGGAGTTAAATCTAAGAAATAAAATGGAATTTACTACTTTTTCTAATGCTATATCAGGGATGAAAAAATTAAAAGATGTAAAAGAGGATATTATAACAATAATAGATTTTACAAAATCTTCGATTAAAGAGAGGTTTTTTGTAATTGATTTGAAAAATAAAAAGACACTATTTTCAACATATGTTATGCATGGAAAAAATAGTGGAGAAAGTATACCGAGAGAGTTTTCAAATGTTGTAAATTCTTTTAAAAGTTCACCTGGATTTTATAGAACTGAAAATACGTATAATGGTGAATATGGATATTCGTTGAGGATAGATGGATTAGAAAAAGGAATAAATGATAAAGCTAAAGAAAGAGCAATAGTAGTTCATGGATCACAATATGCAAAACCCAAACCAGGTGCAAAAAAATTAGATAGAAGTTTGGGATGCCCTGCAATACCTAAAGATATATCTGATAAAGTTATAAATAAAATAAAAGATGGAAGATTACTTTATATACATACAGATTCATCAAGTTATATAAAAAAAAGCTCAATAATTTAG
- a CDS encoding FUSC family protein: MDQLIQKTIITITSIVITTVVGQLFNVEPIGLFYTAITCVIITHVDFDKLIENAKNRGFGTLIGGVIGIIFSYIPFPLILKVIIGEFIIIFFCEKKLNIPSAIASVVFLIIVYRITSEAPYLYGFKRVLDTFIGIIITVVITYIFKKLNILK; this comes from the coding sequence ATGGATCAACTAATTCAAAAAACTATAATCACTATTACATCTATCGTTATTACAACTGTAGTCGGTCAACTTTTTAATGTAGAACCTATTGGTCTTTTTTATACAGCAATAACTTGTGTTATTATAACTCATGTAGATTTTGATAAACTAATTGAAAATGCTAAAAATAGAGGCTTTGGTACTCTAATCGGAGGAGTTATTGGTATTATCTTTTCGTATATTCCATTTCCATTAATATTAAAAGTTATTATTGGAGAATTTATCATCATTTTCTTTTGTGAGAAAAAATTAAATATACCCTCTGCTATCGCTTCTGTAGTTTTTCTAATTATTGTCTATAGAATTACCTCTGAAGCTCCATACTTATATGGATTCAAAAGAGTTCTAGACACATTTATTGGAATTATTATAACCGTGGTTATTACATATATCTTTAAAAAATTAAACATTTTAAAATAA
- a CDS encoding alkaline phosphatase, translating to MSKMKIKLVTLTAFLTMTAVTQGVQLKDVKPGFAKNVIFLIPDGSSSTVSTLARAVYNNGESLNIDEMASGMVKTYNSDTFIADSAPAGTALATGWKTQDKLIGVKPKAATLNGARVPEVGDELAPAASVLEAAKLEGKAVGIVATSEVLHATPADFTTHSIHRNNYSVIGEQQVHQNLNVVFGGGRSYLKKDNAIEANSKKRTDGEDMLESLQANGYNIVQTLDEMKSLNKDFVWGLFAEKDIPYDLDRDKATTPSLAEMTEKAIELLSKDKDGFFLMVEGSKVDWAGHANNPIAITSEYAAFDKAVGVALDYAKKNSDTLVVAVTDHGTGGLSIGNLKTSKNYPELPVDVFTKDMKKAKFTEVLTAEKISKDKANTKSLAKEMLGLDLTTEELNMIEKTQKTSEIETILGKAMSERAHLGWTTNGHTGEDVPLYVYTSNHANQLTGTVNNSDIALYIAKAMNLDLDKATDELFVSGKKIKDMGIELDIDSTNKFQPVFKLSKNGKQYTFHENKNYYETDGKKVKFNGIVVFNGKEVFIPNAAIKDIK from the coding sequence ATGAGTAAAATGAAGATTAAGTTAGTTACACTAACAGCATTTTTAACAATGACAGCAGTGACACAAGGGGTACAATTAAAAGATGTAAAGCCAGGATTTGCTAAAAATGTAATCTTTTTAATTCCAGATGGATCAAGTTCAACAGTTTCAACTTTAGCTAGAGCAGTATATAATAATGGTGAAAGTTTAAATATTGATGAGATGGCATCAGGAATGGTAAAAACTTATAACTCAGATACTTTTATAGCAGATTCAGCACCAGCAGGAACAGCTCTTGCAACAGGATGGAAAACACAAGATAAACTAATAGGGGTAAAACCTAAGGCAGCAACTTTAAATGGAGCAAGAGTTCCAGAGGTAGGAGATGAGTTAGCACCAGCAGCTTCTGTTTTAGAAGCAGCTAAGTTAGAGGGGAAAGCTGTTGGAATTGTTGCAACTTCTGAAGTTTTACACGCTACTCCAGCAGATTTTACAACACACTCAATACATAGAAATAACTACTCTGTAATAGGAGAGCAACAAGTTCATCAAAATCTAAATGTAGTTTTTGGAGGGGGAAGAAGTTATCTTAAAAAGGATAATGCAATAGAAGCAAATTCTAAAAAGCGTACTGATGGAGAGGACATGTTAGAGTCATTACAAGCTAATGGTTATAATATTGTTCAAACTTTAGATGAGATGAAAAGTTTAAATAAAGATTTCGTATGGGGGCTATTTGCTGAAAAAGATATACCTTATGATTTAGATCGTGATAAAGCAACAACTCCATCTTTAGCAGAGATGACAGAGAAAGCTATTGAACTTTTATCAAAAGATAAAGATGGATTTTTCTTAATGGTAGAGGGATCTAAAGTTGATTGGGCTGGACATGCAAATAATCCAATTGCCATTACATCAGAGTATGCAGCTTTTGATAAAGCTGTAGGAGTAGCATTAGACTATGCAAAGAAAAATAGTGATACTTTAGTAGTAGCAGTAACAGATCATGGAACTGGTGGATTATCTATAGGAAACTTAAAAACATCTAAAAATTATCCAGAGCTACCAGTAGATGTATTTACAAAAGATATGAAAAAAGCTAAATTTACAGAGGTTCTAACAGCTGAAAAAATATCTAAAGATAAAGCTAATACAAAAAGTTTAGCTAAAGAGATGTTAGGATTAGACTTAACAACAGAAGAGTTAAATATGATTGAAAAAACTCAAAAAACATCTGAGATAGAGACAATTTTAGGAAAAGCTATGAGTGAAAGAGCTCATTTAGGTTGGACAACAAATGGGCATACGGGAGAGGATGTACCTCTTTATGTTTACACATCTAACCATGCAAATCAGTTAACAGGAACTGTTAATAATTCTGATATAGCTTTGTATATTGCAAAAGCTATGAATTTAGATTTAGATAAAGCAACAGATGAGTTATTTGTATCTGGTAAAAAAATTAAAGATATGGGAATAGAGTTAGATATAGATTCAACAAATAAATTCCAACCTGTATTCAAATTAAGTAAAAATGGAAAGCAGTACACATTCCATGAAAATAAAAATTACTATGAAACAGATGGAAAAAAAGTTAAGTTTAATGGAATAGTTGTATTTAATGGTAAAGAGGTATTCATTCCAAATGCAGCTATAAAAGATATAAAATAA
- a CDS encoding ABC transporter ATP-binding protein, with amino-acid sequence MNFIVGKNLEKRYDKTKVFKDINFNIKKGEFVTLLGPSGCGKSTLLRCIAGLNDVNNGDIYIDGENVTDKSAKDRGIGMVFQNYALFPNMTVFENIAFGLEMKKMKKAYIEKKVDEMLKLVHLEEKRDFYPAQLSGGQKQRVAIARSLATEPKILLLDEPLSALDAKVRKSLREQLKEIQKETNVTTIFVTHDQEEALTISDRVFIMDKGNIVQVGTPEEIYTNPKTVFMAQFIGNYNILKDEETKRIFGNEIFGNIAIRPEAIYIREIERNYNLDNFIIKKGVVKDFSILGNVIRYFVECKGVSLRVDVLNRGEGKLYEVESVLDLMFLKKEIRYY; translated from the coding sequence ATGAACTTTATAGTTGGAAAAAATTTAGAGAAAAGATATGATAAAACTAAAGTTTTTAAGGATATAAACTTTAATATAAAAAAAGGTGAGTTTGTAACATTATTAGGGCCATCTGGTTGTGGAAAATCAACATTGTTGAGGTGTATTGCAGGACTAAATGATGTTAATAATGGAGATATTTATATTGATGGAGAAAATGTAACAGATAAATCAGCTAAAGATCGTGGCATAGGAATGGTTTTTCAAAACTACGCTCTTTTTCCAAATATGACAGTATTTGAAAATATAGCTTTTGGTTTAGAGATGAAAAAGATGAAAAAGGCTTATATAGAAAAAAAAGTTGATGAGATGTTAAAATTAGTTCATTTAGAAGAGAAAAGGGATTTTTATCCAGCTCAACTTTCAGGTGGGCAAAAGCAAAGGGTTGCTATAGCTAGATCTTTAGCAACAGAACCTAAGATACTGCTTTTAGATGAACCACTATCAGCTTTAGATGCTAAAGTTAGAAAATCTTTAAGAGAACAATTAAAAGAGATTCAAAAAGAAACTAATGTTACAACAATTTTTGTGACTCATGATCAAGAGGAAGCTCTTACAATTTCAGATAGAGTTTTTATAATGGATAAGGGAAATATAGTTCAAGTGGGAACTCCAGAAGAGATATATACAAATCCAAAGACAGTTTTTATGGCTCAATTTATTGGAAACTATAATATTTTAAAAGATGAGGAAACAAAAAGAATATTTGGAAATGAAATATTTGGGAATATAGCTATAAGACCAGAGGCTATCTATATAAGAGAAATAGAAAGAAATTATAACTTAGATAATTTCATAATAAAAAAAGGGGTAGTAAAAGATTTTTCTATACTAGGAAATGTAATAAGATATTTTGTTGAATGTAAAGGTGTAAGCTTAAGAGTGGATGTATTAAATAGAGGAGAAGGAAAACTTTATGAAGTGGAATCAGTTTTGGACTTAATGTTTTTAAAAAAAGAGATTAGATATTATTAA
- a CDS encoding ABC transporter permease has product MKNKIHMWIVTTILTALFLPILGTLVYSLSTKWTNTLLPQGLTLKWYLEIFQNEMFLNAVGKSFWICLISLFFIGIVLVPTVFVTTYYFKKIEKMMELLVLICFAVPGAVSVVGLIKLYSNEPFRLVGTTYILVGVYFVLAYPFVYRGIKNSLDGLNIKELVESANILGASTKVAFFKVIVPNISKGLSVSMLLTFSMLFGEFLLVNMLVGGKFQTVQMYINSIKSGYSGHYSSALVVVYFMILLMLTGSAFYIGEKNNRR; this is encoded by the coding sequence ATGAAAAATAAAATTCATATGTGGATTGTAACAACTATATTAACTGCACTATTTTTACCAATATTAGGGACATTGGTGTATTCGTTAAGTACAAAATGGACAAATACTTTATTACCACAAGGATTGACATTAAAATGGTATTTAGAGATTTTTCAAAATGAAATGTTTTTAAATGCTGTGGGAAAAAGCTTTTGGATTTGTTTAATCTCTCTGTTTTTTATAGGAATAGTGCTTGTCCCAACGGTGTTTGTGACAACTTATTATTTTAAAAAAATAGAAAAAATGATGGAGTTATTGGTATTAATTTGTTTTGCTGTTCCTGGGGCAGTATCAGTTGTAGGACTTATAAAATTATATTCAAATGAACCTTTTAGATTAGTAGGAACAACTTATATTTTAGTGGGAGTATATTTTGTCTTAGCTTATCCATTTGTTTATAGAGGGATAAAAAATAGTTTAGATGGATTAAATATAAAAGAGTTAGTTGAAAGTGCTAATATATTAGGGGCCAGCACAAAAGTAGCTTTTTTTAAAGTGATAGTTCCTAATATATCAAAGGGATTAAGTGTTTCAATGTTGCTAACTTTTTCTATGTTATTTGGAGAGTTTTTATTAGTAAATATGCTAGTTGGAGGAAAATTTCAGACTGTTCAGATGTACATAAATAGCATAAAATCTGGATATAGTGGACATTATTCAAGTGCTTTAGTAGTAGTATACTTTATGATACTTCTAATGTTGACAGGATCAGCTTTTTATATAGGGGAAAAAAATAATAGGAGATAA
- a CDS encoding ABC transporter permease — MENILKLEKSKKISIPKRGLKEHEKGFLILIPFIILIGMFLISPFISVFIGSFLNEFNEITLENYEYILKSKFIKQSIFNSIELAVVSTFMGLLISLQGAYSLNRLKNSSKKNILLFINMLSNFSGIPLAFAFIILLGSNGVMTILLKNIGLIDGFDVYSKTGLMLMYIYFQLPLGLLLLYPVFDRVDPQWQEMVNIMGGSTFTFWKRVGIPVMLKEILGTMLIMFANAMGAYACTLALTNGTYNVMTIRITSYIAGEVAYEPGIASAMSIILGGILIFVVIINEVMLKKKRGKYEK; from the coding sequence TTGGAAAATATTTTAAAACTTGAGAAATCCAAAAAAATAAGTATACCGAAAAGAGGATTAAAAGAACATGAGAAAGGATTTTTAATACTTATTCCCTTTATAATATTAATAGGAATGTTTTTAATAAGTCCTTTTATCTCAGTTTTCATAGGAAGCTTTTTAAATGAATTTAATGAGATTACTTTAGAGAACTATGAATATATATTAAAAAGTAAATTTATAAAGCAGTCTATTTTTAATTCAATAGAACTTGCTGTAGTTTCAACTTTTATGGGACTATTAATATCTCTTCAAGGAGCATACTCCTTAAACAGATTAAAAAATAGTTCGAAAAAGAATATATTACTATTTATAAATATGCTTTCAAATTTTAGTGGAATACCACTTGCTTTTGCTTTCATAATTCTTCTTGGAAGTAATGGTGTAATGACAATTTTACTGAAAAATATTGGACTAATAGATGGGTTTGATGTTTATTCAAAAACTGGTTTGATGCTTATGTACATATATTTTCAGTTGCCACTAGGATTGCTTTTATTATATCCAGTATTTGATAGAGTAGATCCGCAATGGCAAGAAATGGTTAATATAATGGGGGGAAGTACTTTTACATTTTGGAAAAGAGTTGGAATTCCAGTTATGTTAAAGGAAATTTTAGGAACAATGTTAATAATGTTTGCCAATGCAATGGGAGCTTATGCATGTACGTTAGCTTTAACAAATGGAACATATAATGTAATGACAATAAGAATTACTAGCTATATAGCTGGAGAAGTAGCTTATGAACCAGGCATAGCTAGTGCAATGTCAATAATACTAGGGGGAATATTGATTTTTGTTGTAATAATAAATGAAGTGATGCTAAAAAAGAAAAGAGGAAAATATGAAAAATAA
- a CDS encoding alkaline phosphatase family protein, protein MKKLILVLIDGMGDHVSHKMGYLKALESAKMGEKFSLLSELPSLSRPLYETILTGKTPIESGIINNQINRMSKEESIFSLAKKANLKTAAVAYHWVHELYNGPFNTEEDIEVEDLEKNINYGRFYWEDSYPDSHLFSLTNKLIKDKNPDFLLLHTMNIDDAGHKYGGLSKKYENRVHKLNYYFSHYIPMWQEAGYEIIITSDHGMDEKGNHGGDNKLEREVPLWILGDISKDYKEKKIDQKDIKKICCDILGVS, encoded by the coding sequence ATGAAGAAGTTAATTTTAGTTTTAATCGATGGTATGGGAGATCATGTAAGTCATAAAATGGGATATTTAAAAGCGTTAGAATCTGCTAAGATGGGAGAAAAATTTTCTTTATTAAGTGAGCTTCCAAGTCTTTCAAGGCCACTTTATGAAACTATTTTAACAGGGAAGACTCCAATAGAAAGTGGAATAATAAATAATCAAATAAATAGAATGTCTAAAGAGGAAAGTATATTTTCTTTGGCAAAAAAAGCTAATTTAAAAACAGCAGCAGTTGCATACCATTGGGTACACGAACTGTATAACGGACCTTTCAATACAGAAGAGGATATTGAAGTTGAAGATTTAGAAAAAAATATAAACTATGGAAGATTTTATTGGGAAGATAGCTATCCAGATTCTCATCTATTCTCTTTAACTAATAAGCTTATAAAAGATAAAAATCCAGACTTTTTACTTTTACATACAATGAATATTGATGATGCAGGTCATAAATATGGCGGACTTTCAAAAAAGTATGAAAATAGAGTTCACAAATTAAATTACTACTTCTCACACTATATACCTATGTGGCAAGAGGCTGGATATGAGATTATAATAACTTCTGATCATGGAATGGATGAAAAGGGAAATCACGGAGGAGATAACAAACTTGAAAGAGAAGTTCCTCTTTGGATTTTAGGAGATATATCTAAAGATTATAAAGAGAAAAAAATAGATCAAAAAGATATAAAGAAAATATGTTGTGATATTTTAGGAGTAAGTTGA